Proteins from a genomic interval of bacterium:
- a CDS encoding ATP-binding cassette domain-containing protein, which yields MGKFDNSTLNISNLKTWFPIRRGILSRTVGYTRAVDGVSLNIKQGETLGLVGESGCGKTT from the coding sequence ATGGGAAAATTTGACAACTCTACTCTTAATATAAGTAACCTCAAAACTTGGTTTCCAATACGCCGAGGAATTCTATCAAGAACAGTAGGATATACACGCGCTGTAGACGGAGTAAGTCTTAATATTAAGCAAGGTGAAACATTGGGGCTGGTAGGCGAATCCGGCTGCGGTAAAACAAC